In Candidatus Poribacteria bacterium, a genomic segment contains:
- a CDS encoding cadherin domain-containing protein → MIPRLFEKHRPSTNYHNIGTIAMKLAKALLIASFSICILLGLTQRAMSRDAGPGQRSGTSENPSTVNPTNRDKALDGMIILYGTNENANTSIPPPPMQKLFQGGNYLTIEQSQFIVTYEGFTDEAMEAFQYAVDIWNALLRSPVPIRIDASFTDFGGFEDGTIILGGARPAGWKSPGSLDLWFPEPLADKRAGRDLTDDEPDIITRFNSHEEANWYFGTDGNTPAGKTDFVSTVLHEIAHGLGFFSFARVEEGSIRTFSASVGRGKLRGSTPKLPYIYDFFVENGAGTTILSFRDPSFALENQITSNDLFWNGKKGIEANAGILPHLYAPSSWEEGSSYTHLDEITFPAGTQNSLMTPYYNNQEAIHDPGPIALGMLEDMGWIINKAPVFTDGSSTTRTMVNRSIRNPVAAADTDNDALTYTLSGTDAAAFDIDSTTGQLKTKAAHTYNRASYTVTITVSDGTLIDEITVTINVISTETETPTNSRPNFVDGSHTRRTVAENTAKGVNIGNPITATDANNDSLTYTLGGPDAASFDIDNTTGQLKTKADLDYEKKNTYTVTVTVSDGSLTITITVIIIIINLDDQKSPTLTLTSQPLTETTLNGSIVTLTLNNRVYENWLSDPVTVSGIPGVTVRPFDVTRLNDTELSVQLTFYGTDLNTDATLTFTVKADAIANYDGTDLTATAQVAANAESVTVSTITPLTEATLNGSMVTLTLNGGVYESQYTVGNSVTVSGITGVTVNRFNVERLSDTQVNVELIFDGTDFDTDATLTFTVGADAVTGYNGTALTAQLPISAVVEAIPIITAYTPQPVTEATLNESIVTLTLSSGMYTQLSADISSAVQVSGIAGVTFLQSDVVRVSGTKVTLTLIFDDTDFDTDATLTFTVGAEAITEYDGPALITRIPVTAVVEENPTITADATQPLTEATLNGSIIRLTLNNSTYVGSNFDLDNAVTVSGIAGVTIGIFGVERASDTIIIFELEFGGNFNTNAILTFTVAANAIAEYDGPALIAQLPVNGGKESVVASTKAPLTETTLNGSVVTLTLNGAIYKRSTFDLRDAVSVSGIEGATFHWFDLDRVNDTVLTVALTFKGNIDTDATLTFTVGTNAIADYNGPALITQLPVTGKLESIITSTEAPLTETTLDESVVTITLSGRKFARSTFDIRRAVSVSGIDGVTIPWHEPDRKNDTQITLELEFSGDIDTDAILTFTVGAGAIAGYDGPALTEQLRVTGGQESIVASTKTPVTEATLHRRIVTLTLSGRNYVRSSFDVERAVTIAGIEGLTVYDVDRISSTEITVELAFYGDFDTDATLTFTIDPNAIADYNGPAFTAQLPVSGGQESVVASTKAPLTEATLDESVVTLTLSGRKFIRSILTIRDFVTVSGIDGVTIPWHEPDRKNDTQITITLAFNGDIDTDTILTFTVDAGAIADYNGPAFTAQVSVSGGQESIVASTKAPLTEATLDESVVTLTLKGRKYAPSTFDIRDAVTVSGIDGVIIPWHEPDKKSDTEITVELEFDGNINADSTLTFTVGPGAIANYNGPALAAQITVTADRENALLANFPNPFNPETWIPYQLSKSTQVTITIYAVNGQIVRELALGHQSAGTYQTRSRAAHWDGRNELGEPVASGVYFYKLTADDFTATRKLLIRK, encoded by the coding sequence TTGATACCTCGTCTATTTGAAAAGCATAGACCATCAACCAATTACCACAATATCGGCACGATTGCAATGAAACTCGCAAAAGCCCTACTGATAGCCTCCTTTTCGATATGCATCCTGCTTGGACTGACCCAACGCGCCATGAGTCGAGACGCAGGACCCGGACAACGGTCAGGGACATCTGAAAATCCGTCAACAGTAAACCCAACGAACCGAGACAAAGCATTGGACGGGATGATCATTTTATATGGAACCAACGAAAATGCCAATACAAGTATACCCCCGCCACCGATGCAGAAACTGTTTCAAGGAGGCAACTATCTTACGATAGAACAATCACAATTCATTGTAACCTACGAAGGTTTTACCGACGAAGCGATGGAAGCATTTCAATATGCCGTTGATATTTGGAATGCGCTCCTCCGGTCACCTGTGCCAATCCGGATTGATGCCTCTTTCACCGACTTCGGTGGATTTGAGGATGGCACTATTATCTTAGGGGGTGCGCGCCCGGCAGGCTGGAAATCGCCCGGCTCCTTGGATTTGTGGTTCCCAGAGCCACTCGCCGATAAGAGAGCCGGTAGAGACCTCACAGATGATGAACCCGATATCATCACAAGATTTAACAGCCATGAAGAAGCAAATTGGTATTTCGGCACAGATGGAAATACACCCGCAGGAAAAACGGATTTCGTGAGTACCGTGCTGCATGAAATCGCTCACGGCCTCGGTTTCTTCAGTTTTGCAAGGGTAGAAGAAGGATCCATTAGGACATTTTCTGCCTCTGTTGGACGGGGTAAACTTAGGGGCAGCACCCCCAAATTACCTTATATTTATGATTTCTTTGTTGAAAACGGAGCCGGGACAACGATTCTATCTTTTCGCGATCCCTCCTTCGCGCTTGAAAATCAAATCACGAGTAACGACCTCTTCTGGAACGGGAAAAAAGGGATTGAAGCAAACGCCGGTATCCTCCCCCATCTCTATGCCCCCAGTTCATGGGAGGAAGGTTCAAGCTACACCCACTTGGATGAGATAACCTTTCCGGCTGGCACCCAGAACTCTTTAATGACCCCATATTACAATAACCAAGAAGCGATTCATGACCCCGGCCCCATTGCACTCGGCATGCTTGAGGATATGGGATGGATCATTAACAAAGCACCCGTGTTCACCGACGGCTCCAGCACCACACGCACAATGGTAAACAGAAGTATCAGGAATCCAGTGGCGGCAGCAGATACGGATAATGACGCGCTCACCTATACCCTCAGTGGCACGGATGCAGCGGCGTTTGACATTGATAGCACTACCGGACAACTGAAAACCAAGGCAGCACACACCTACAACAGGGCATCTTATACAGTAACCATCACTGTCTCTGATGGCACGCTGATAGATGAAATCACTGTCACCATCAATGTCATCAGCACAGAAACTGAAACACCCACAAATAGCAGACCGAACTTCGTGGATGGCAGTCACACTCGCCGGACTGTCGCAGAGAATACAGCAAAAGGTGTAAACATCGGTAATCCCATCACAGCGACGGATGCGAATAACGATTCTCTCACTTATACCCTCGGTGGTCCCGACGCGGCATCCTTCGATATTGATAACACCACTGGACAACTGAAAACCAAAGCCGATCTCGACTATGAAAAGAAGAACACCTACACCGTAACAGTCACTGTCTCCGATGGCAGCCTCACTATTACCATTACTGTCATTATCATTATCATCAATCTGGACGATCAAAAAAGTCCAACGCTAACGCTAACTTCGCAACCGCTAACGGAAACAACACTCAACGGAAGCATTGTGACACTGACTTTGAATAACCGCGTCTATGAAAACTGGCTCAGCGACCCTGTAACAGTCTCTGGTATCCCCGGCGTGACCGTTAGACCGTTTGATGTAACCCGCCTGAACGATACAGAATTGTCAGTTCAACTGACATTCTACGGCACAGACCTCAATACCGATGCCACACTCACCTTCACAGTGAAAGCAGATGCTATCGCGAACTACGATGGCACCGATCTCACCGCGACCGCACAGGTCGCTGCGAATGCCGAATCAGTGACCGTATCAACAATAACACCCCTAACGGAAGCGACACTAAATGGGAGTATGGTTACATTGACACTAAACGGCGGTGTTTACGAATCTCAATACACTGTCGGAAACAGTGTAACGGTATCGGGTATTACGGGTGTCACTGTCAACAGATTTAACGTGGAACGCCTCAGTGATACACAAGTGAACGTTGAGCTGATATTTGATGGGACCGACTTTGATACCGATGCTACACTCACCTTCACGGTCGGCGCCGACGCCGTAACGGGATACAACGGCACAGCACTTACCGCACAATTACCCATCAGCGCGGTAGTGGAAGCAATCCCAATCATAACGGCTTATACACCACAACCCGTGACGGAGGCAACCCTTAACGAGAGTATCGTCACACTCACACTCTCAAGCGGGATGTATACACAATTGAGTGCCGACATCAGCAGCGCAGTGCAAGTATCCGGGATTGCTGGTGTAACGTTTCTCCAATCCGATGTGGTGCGCGTCAGTGGGACAAAAGTAACCCTTACACTGATATTCGACGATACCGACTTTGATACCGATGCTACACTCACCTTCACGGTCGGGGCGGAGGCTATCACCGAATATGATGGCCCCGCACTCATCACGAGGATACCTGTCACCGCCGTGGTTGAAGAAAACCCTACAATAACAGCTGATGCGACACAACCTTTGACGGAGGCAACCCTCAATGGCAGCATTATCCGATTAACGCTCAACAACAGTACTTACGTTGGATCTAACTTCGACCTCGATAACGCTGTAACAGTATCCGGTATCGCCGGAGTAACCATCGGCATATTTGGGGTGGAGCGTGCGAGCGATACGATAATTATCTTTGAACTTGAATTTGGGGGCAACTTTAACACCAACGCTATACTCACCTTCACAGTGGCAGCGAATGCTATTGCCGAATACGATGGTCCCGCGCTCATTGCACAACTCCCTGTCAACGGCGGTAAAGAATCGGTTGTCGCTTCAACAAAAGCACCCTTGACTGAAACAACGTTGAACGGAAGTGTCGTTACGCTCACACTCAACGGTGCAATCTACAAGCGATCCACCTTTGACCTCAGGGATGCCGTGTCGGTCTCTGGGATTGAGGGTGCCACTTTTCACTGGTTTGATTTAGACCGCGTTAATGATACAGTGTTGACCGTTGCGTTGACATTCAAAGGCAACATTGACACCGATGCTACGCTCACTTTTACAGTGGGCACGAACGCTATTGCCGATTACAACGGTCCCGCACTCATCACGCAACTACCTGTTACCGGTAAACTGGAATCAATAATCACGTCAACTGAGGCACCTTTGACAGAAACAACACTTGATGAAAGCGTTGTCACCATCACGCTCAGTGGTAGAAAATTCGCACGTTCTACCTTTGACATCAGACGGGCTGTGTCGGTCTCTGGGATTGATGGCGTAACAATTCCTTGGCACGAACCCGACAGAAAAAACGACACCCAAATCACTCTCGAACTGGAATTCAGTGGTGATATTGACACTGACGCAATCCTCACCTTTACCGTAGGTGCAGGTGCCATCGCAGGATATGATGGTCCCGCACTCACCGAACAACTCCGTGTCACTGGGGGGCAAGAGTCAATAGTCGCTTCTACAAAAACCCCCGTGACGGAAGCGACCCTGCATAGACGCATCGTCACACTTACACTTAGTGGGCGTAATTATGTGCGATCTTCTTTTGACGTAGAGCGTGCGGTGACAATAGCCGGTATTGAGGGGCTGACTGTATATGACGTAGACCGCATTAGTAGCACAGAGATAACTGTTGAGCTGGCTTTCTATGGTGATTTTGATACTGATGCTACACTCACCTTTACCATAGATCCCAACGCTATCGCTGACTATAACGGCCCAGCATTCACAGCACAACTTCCTGTGAGCGGCGGGCAGGAATCCGTCGTCGCTTCAACAAAAGCACCCTTAACGGAAGCAACACTCGATGAGAGCGTTGTCACACTCACACTCAGCGGCAGAAAATTCATACGCTCCATACTCACCATTAGAGATTTTGTGACAGTCTCCGGGATTGACGGCGTAACAATTCCTTGGCATGAACCCGACAGAAAAAACGACACCCAAATCACTATAACACTGGCATTCAACGGAGATATTGACACCGATACAATCCTCACCTTTACCGTAGACGCGGGTGCTATCGCGGACTATAACGGGCCGGCATTCACAGCACAAGTTTCTGTGAGTGGCGGACAGGAATCAATTGTCGCTTCAACAAAAGCACCCTTAACGGAAGCAACGCTTGATGAAAGCGTCGTCACACTCACTCTCAAAGGGAGAAAATACGCACCATCTACCTTTGACATCAGAGACGCCGTGACAGTCTCTGGAATTGACGGCGTAATAATTCCTTGGCACGAACCTGACAAAAAGAGTGATACTGAAATCACTGTGGAACTGGAATTTGATGGAAATATTAACGCCGATAGCACACTCACATTCACTGTCGGCCCAGGTGCCATCGCAAACTACAACGGGCCCGCACTCGCTGCACAAATAACTGTTACTGCTGATAGAGAGAACGCCCTTTTAGCAAACTTCCCGAATCCGTTCAATCCTGAGACGTGGATACCCTATCAACTGTCGAAATCCACACAGGTCACCATCACAATCTACGCCGTGAATGGACAAATCGTTAGGGAGTTAGCACTCGGACATCAATCTGCGGGGACCTATCAGACCCGCAGCCGTGCCGCCCATTGGGACGGCAGAAACGAACTCGGTGAACCCGTCGCAAGCGGTGTCTATTTCTACAAACTCACAGCAGACGATTTCACCGCAACACGCAAGCTGTTAATACGAAAGTAA
- a CDS encoding Ig-like domain-containing protein: MNRETLISIITTVILLTSIIFASCGVSIDNAQPEINSIDDQTIEINDTRRIPVNITDADMDDTHIINVSSDNPRVADVSVDADSLIIIANTAGIATITVTATDSSTQDNAISMPVTFQVTVNAPLINKGMCVVGMTLQPGESCTYAVDQVPITFYVNQDNQGCRKTDHTYTTEIFGLPVTIKVEFVCADEDITGEEINISGDNPFDRDFHANKNRDGSWTIDKIP; encoded by the coding sequence ATGAACCGAGAAACCCTCATCTCAATCATAACAACTGTCATACTTTTGACATCCATTATTTTCGCAAGTTGTGGTGTCTCAATCGACAACGCGCAACCAGAAATTAATTCGATAGACGACCAAACTATTGAGATTAACGATACGCGGCGGATCCCTGTCAATATCACCGATGCTGATATGGACGACACACATATCATCAATGTGTCTTCCGATAATCCGCGCGTAGCTGACGTTTCAGTTGATGCGGATTCTCTTATCATCATTGCCAACACAGCCGGAATAGCAACCATCACGGTTACTGCCACAGACAGCAGCACACAAGACAACGCTATTTCAATGCCTGTAACATTTCAGGTCACTGTCAATGCACCGCTCATTAACAAAGGCATGTGTGTTGTCGGTATGACATTGCAACCCGGAGAAAGTTGCACTTACGCCGTCGATCAGGTACCGATTACCTTTTATGTAAATCAAGATAATCAAGGCTGTAGAAAAACGGATCATACCTATACAACCGAAATCTTTGGACTTCCAGTCACGATTAAAGTGGAATTCGTCTGTGCAGACGAGGATATAACAGGCGAGGAAATCAATATCAGCGGCGATAATCCGTTTGATAGAGATTTTCATGCCAACAAAAATCGTGATGGCAGCTGGACAATTGATAAAATTCCATGA
- a CDS encoding UxaA family hydrolase has product MDYDFTTVARLPLPDDNVAIATQTLEGGTRIHYDGQQFQLSHTILEGHRFAIQPISEEAPLLSWGLPFGFATRPIAPGDYVCNQKMIDSLSIRNLPFALPETPNFSDKMAPYVLDDVEFRPGKQVQRHANERSFLGYQRSGNRGVGTRNYIVVMGTTARTSGFARRLADMCSRRAETYPNVDGIVAVTHTEGGESQTPNNIDMLLRTLAGFTVHPNIGAMLLVDYGTEAVTNEMLQSYMQREGYALDDVVYRFYRLQGSFDADLANGTEIINGWLESVNNVPRTEQSLAYLKIALQCGGSDAFSGVSGNPLAAYVAKEVIRYGGCANLAETDELIGSEAYVLQNARDVPTARKFLDTIERFKERVAWHGHSAEGNPSGGNNFRGLYNIAIKSIGAAMKRHPDVCLDYVINYSELMEKSGYYFMDSPGNDLESIAGQVASGSNMIFFVTGNGSITNFPFVPTIKIVTTTGRYEMLTKDMDVNAGAYLDGTPMEVLGESMLDLTVDVASGERSVGEKAGHSQVSLWRDWKQTGPIDLDPLLTESELKSGEPIPIDAVMAQRSVPTTLQFRALQTEVGYRTDQVGLILPTSLCSGQIAQMIAHRCNERGIGEKQGISRFVALPHTEGCGVSGGRSEEIYTRTMIGHLTHPTVALGLLLEHGCEKTHNDHVRHEIQKLGISPERYGWASVQLDGGIDAVIEKVQDWFSEELASKPSVPVIDVGLEHLCIAVTSTGEAIEEVSESLMQLTHGIVVAGGTVIVPANATFLRYGTRSVPTTLAYGQRVEKAGFHIMETPTDQPTETLTGLGATGVDLAFAHIVGAPLQSHVMVPLIQVSTDATAQANYGADLDSVSANVDDLLALIVEVASRRYTPRLHGKGNTDFQLTRGLLGISM; this is encoded by the coding sequence ATGGATTATGATTTCACGACTGTCGCACGATTGCCGTTGCCAGATGACAATGTCGCTATTGCTACGCAAACTTTGGAGGGTGGTACACGTATTCATTATGACGGACAGCAATTTCAGTTATCGCATACCATCTTAGAAGGTCACCGCTTTGCCATCCAGCCGATTTCGGAGGAAGCACCGCTGCTGTCTTGGGGCTTACCGTTTGGATTCGCTACGCGCCCCATTGCCCCCGGCGACTACGTTTGCAATCAGAAGATGATCGATTCGTTATCGATTAGAAACTTACCCTTCGCGTTGCCGGAAACACCTAACTTCAGCGACAAGATGGCACCCTATGTATTAGACGACGTTGAATTCCGTCCCGGAAAACAGGTACAACGGCACGCGAACGAGCGTTCCTTCCTCGGCTATCAGCGTTCCGGTAACCGTGGTGTCGGCACACGGAACTATATCGTCGTCATGGGGACAACCGCACGTACGTCTGGTTTCGCAAGACGACTTGCCGATATGTGTTCTCGGCGTGCCGAAACCTATCCGAATGTAGACGGTATAGTCGCTGTAACGCACACAGAGGGTGGCGAGAGCCAGACACCCAATAACATTGATATGTTGCTCCGAACGCTTGCAGGTTTCACTGTCCATCCGAATATCGGCGCGATGCTGCTCGTTGACTACGGCACCGAGGCGGTTACAAACGAGATGCTCCAGTCATACATGCAACGCGAGGGTTACGCCTTAGATGATGTCGTTTACCGTTTCTATCGGCTACAAGGGAGTTTCGACGCGGATTTGGCGAATGGTACCGAAATTATTAACGGATGGCTGGAAAGTGTGAACAACGTGCCACGCACCGAACAATCCCTGGCGTATCTGAAAATCGCCTTGCAGTGTGGTGGTTCTGATGCATTCTCTGGTGTATCGGGGAACCCACTCGCCGCCTATGTTGCGAAAGAAGTTATCCGTTATGGTGGGTGTGCCAACCTCGCCGAAACCGATGAACTCATTGGCTCCGAGGCTTATGTGCTGCAGAACGCTCGCGACGTGCCAACGGCGCGTAAGTTTCTTGATACAATCGAACGGTTCAAGGAACGCGTCGCGTGGCACGGGCACTCAGCGGAGGGCAATCCGTCTGGTGGCAATAACTTCCGTGGACTCTATAACATTGCGATTAAATCAATCGGTGCAGCGATGAAACGGCATCCCGATGTCTGTCTTGATTATGTTATCAATTACAGTGAACTCATGGAGAAATCGGGCTATTACTTCATGGACAGTCCCGGCAACGATTTGGAGAGCATCGCTGGACAGGTAGCGTCAGGTTCTAATATGATTTTCTTCGTGACAGGCAACGGATCCATCACAAATTTCCCATTCGTGCCGACGATTAAGATTGTCACAACGACGGGACGTTATGAGATGCTTACCAAGGATATGGACGTGAACGCTGGGGCGTATCTTGACGGTACGCCGATGGAAGTGCTTGGCGAGTCGATGCTGGATTTGACGGTGGATGTTGCATCGGGTGAACGTTCAGTTGGTGAGAAAGCCGGGCATTCTCAAGTCTCGTTGTGGCGTGATTGGAAACAGACGGGTCCTATAGATTTAGATCCGCTGTTAACGGAATCCGAATTGAAGTCTGGCGAACCGATCCCAATTGACGCTGTTATGGCACAGCGGAGTGTGCCTACTACTTTGCAATTCCGTGCGCTCCAAACGGAGGTGGGTTACCGCACGGATCAGGTTGGGCTAATTTTGCCTACGAGTCTCTGCTCTGGACAGATTGCACAGATGATTGCGCACCGCTGCAATGAACGCGGGATTGGCGAGAAGCAGGGTATATCCCGTTTTGTTGCGCTTCCGCATACGGAAGGGTGTGGTGTTTCTGGCGGACGCTCTGAGGAGATTTATACCCGCACGATGATCGGACATCTCACACATCCGACGGTTGCGCTCGGCCTGCTCCTTGAACACGGTTGTGAAAAGACGCATAACGACCACGTCCGGCATGAGATTCAGAAACTCGGCATATCGCCGGAGCGGTACGGTTGGGCGAGCGTGCAGTTGGATGGCGGGATTGATGCCGTTATTGAAAAAGTGCAAGACTGGTTTTCGGAGGAACTCGCCAGTAAACCGTCTGTTCCTGTTATTGATGTCGGATTAGAACACCTTTGCATAGCCGTGACATCGACGGGTGAGGCGATTGAGGAAGTCTCTGAATCTCTGATGCAATTGACGCATGGCATCGTTGTTGCGGGTGGAACGGTTATTGTGCCTGCAAACGCGACTTTCTTACGTTACGGCACACGGAGTGTGCCTACTACCTTAGCGTATGGACAGCGGGTCGAGAAGGCGGGATTCCACATCATGGAGACACCGACGGATCAACCGACGGAGACGTTGACAGGCTTGGGTGCGACGGGCGTAGATTTGGCATTTGCACATATCGTTGGTGCGCCGTTGCAATCGCATGTAATGGTACCACTCATTCAGGTCTCTACAGATGCCACAGCACAAGCCAATTACGGCGCGGATTTGGATTCGGTGTCTGCTAATGTTGATGACCTATTGGCGTTAATCGTGGAAGTTGCTTCGCGGCGGTATACGCCGAGGCTACATGGTAAAGGGAATACGGATTTTCAGTTGACGCGCGGGTTGTTGGGGATTTCGATGTAA
- a CDS encoding class I SAM-dependent methyltransferase has translation MFDEVLQEVEVQCKAERIPMLGEEKAKFLAACVEAAKPSLIVECGTAIGYSGLWMLRVLRDAGVGRLITVEIDADRATQARANFERAGMTDLVDSRIGDAQEVLKSIQDPVDFLLLDNNFSNYFPCFQAIASRLTDPATVVADNVGIGADSMADYLGHVRERYESETHWFDIDLPWVKQDAIEVSIYRR, from the coding sequence ATGTTTGATGAGGTTTTACAGGAGGTTGAGGTACAGTGTAAGGCAGAGAGAATCCCGATGTTAGGCGAAGAAAAGGCGAAATTTCTCGCCGCTTGTGTTGAGGCAGCGAAGCCATCCCTTATTGTTGAATGTGGCACGGCTATCGGTTATTCTGGACTCTGGATGTTACGCGTATTGAGAGATGCTGGGGTTGGACGTTTGATAACAGTCGAAATAGACGCTGACCGGGCGACACAGGCACGCGCAAATTTTGAACGCGCGGGTATGACAGACCTCGTCGATTCACGCATCGGTGATGCCCAAGAGGTACTCAAAAGTATCCAAGATCCTGTCGATTTTCTGCTCCTTGATAACAACTTCAGTAACTATTTCCCTTGTTTTCAGGCGATTGCGTCGCGACTGACGGATCCCGCAACCGTCGTGGCGGATAACGTCGGTATCGGGGCAGATTCAATGGCGGATTATCTCGGGCACGTCCGCGAACGTTATGAATCTGAAACACACTGGTTTGACATCGACCTACCGTGGGTGAAGCAGGACGCAATTGAGGTTAGTATTTACCGCCGTTAA
- a CDS encoding sigma-70 family RNA polymerase sigma factor: protein MPELDDELMERYQKGDENAFTLLVRRHQQPLVNFIARFINDRDSAEDLAQETFIRIFKAANRYKSEGAHFKTWMYHIASNLCKNELRNRGRRDRYRVNNVVNSESYSDGDTEQIDLIANAPANPELQPEIALERKELRNAIQKAIAELPEQYRLPLVLRDLQGLSYDEISEVLELRSGTTKSRINRARLMLKEKLKPFI from the coding sequence ATGCCTGAGTTAGACGATGAATTAATGGAACGCTACCAAAAAGGGGATGAAAACGCGTTTACGCTTCTCGTGCGCCGCCATCAGCAGCCACTTGTTAATTTTATTGCTCGGTTCATCAATGACAGGGACAGTGCTGAGGATTTGGCGCAGGAGACGTTCATCCGCATCTTTAAAGCCGCGAACCGCTACAAATCAGAGGGGGCGCATTTTAAGACGTGGATGTATCATATCGCCTCAAATCTCTGCAAAAATGAATTACGAAACCGAGGACGGCGAGACCGGTACAGAGTCAATAACGTTGTAAATAGCGAAAGCTATAGTGATGGCGACACAGAACAGATCGACTTAATCGCAAACGCGCCCGCGAACCCCGAGCTCCAACCGGAAATCGCACTCGAACGCAAGGAACTACGGAACGCTATTCAAAAAGCTATCGCAGAACTACCAGAACAGTATAGGCTCCCGCTTGTGCTTCGTGATCTACAGGGGCTGAGTTACGATGAAATCAGCGAGGTACTCGAACTTCGGAGCGGTACAACGAAATCTCGCATCAACCGCGCTCGGCTTATGCTTAAGGAAAAGTTAAAACCTTTTATTTGA
- a CDS encoding zf-HC2 domain-containing protein, giving the protein MNCLQVEEHFSAHLEDTLDYQTLQGFEGHLGECEVCQQEYARFQESVKAVQELPQIEPSPYFMSTLQQRLATEQHEPNSVKAIATTSWKQLLDVFRRPKWAFSGIMVLILTVAGTYFYQERPLFDQNPRPASGTTMSQGEQITTSPETLRIELPRFVRNSRQFAPSDVLSTPTQPMQQRYMLKQVSYTNASTSGGL; this is encoded by the coding sequence ATGAACTGCTTACAGGTTGAGGAACACTTCTCTGCCCATCTTGAAGATACCCTCGATTACCAGACGCTGCAGGGCTTTGAAGGGCACCTCGGAGAATGCGAGGTGTGTCAACAGGAATATGCCCGATTTCAGGAATCTGTTAAAGCGGTACAGGAATTGCCGCAGATAGAACCCTCGCCGTACTTTATGTCAACGTTACAACAACGACTCGCTACCGAACAACATGAACCCAATAGCGTTAAGGCAATTGCGACAACAAGTTGGAAACAGCTGCTTGACGTATTCCGTCGTCCGAAGTGGGCATTCAGTGGCATCATGGTATTGATTCTCACCGTAGCAGGGACCTATTTCTATCAAGAGCGTCCACTGTTCGATCAAAACCCCCGCCCAGCATCAGGAACAACTATGTCCCAAGGGGAACAGATAACAACATCGCCTGAGACACTTCGGATAGAACTCCCGCGTTTCGTAAGAAATAGCAGGCAGTTCGCACCGAGCGATGTTCTCTCAACACCAACGCAACCGATGCAGCAGCGTTATATGTTAAAGCAGGTGAGCTACACCAACGCCTCCACCAGCGGCGGGCTTTAA